TCAAGTTACCAGTGCTACTGTCATTGCATCAATTTGAAGGGAGTAAAAACTTTATTACATATCTCATGCAAATATAATCTTGAATTTTACATATTCTGTCACAAAGCATGTTTCCGGAATCTGTGGAGGCCTTACTGAAGACCTCTAGTGTCAGGTTGCGTGATGCACTCCCATGGCTGTTGTTGACGTGACACGTGTACTgtccagacacagacacatctaTAGCTGGTATAGACAACACAGCCTTCCTGTGTCCTGTAATCACCATCTGTCTGGATGTGTCCCACCAGGTTACAGTGCAGGCAGGGTTACAGTCAGCAGAACATCTCACTGTTACAGGTTTCCCTTCTTCTACCTCCAGATCGTCCCTTGTGCCGTGAAACTGTATCTGGTCAGGTCCATCTGCAAAGCATGTGATATAATCAGAAATAATAATTTGATAACTTGATATTTCCTTCTATCATACCAATACCACCTTATATCAATTTCACTTgaattaatatttcatcaactttcggtttagacttttgaagttggttatgttttattttttactcAATGCCTATTCTACTTTTAGTGTTgatcacatctacatctgctagCCTTGTCGAGTCTAGGCTCACCAATATAAGACTCCCAGTTTCAAAGATCTTACTGTTGTCacgaaaatattacattcaaatgcAAACGACGACACATTACgcacattctgtttttgttccTCTAAGTCATACGTGTACGTATCAGTCAGGTATTCCGACTGGATGGTCGACCGCGACCGCAGCAGGGGAAACGTCCAATGTTTTCTTTGTACGAGCTGGATAGCCGCTCAACTGTGATTTTGTTAACAGTGGGAATCTACAGTCAACTGTATTTTGTATGTACACGTCCGATATTGTCATTTGTATGCTCCGCCTGACCAACGTTGACAGTTCGAGTCATGTATTATCTTGACGTTCCTGTATATCTCATCTGATGCCCTTACGATTGTATCTCTAATGATCAGTGCCTGTACCAGATATTGTCAACGTTTCATGCATTTTACCGTATTCTTAATTGTAAACCCAATATTGTCACGATTTTAAAAAGAAGCGTTTTTGAGGACAAAAAccccatgagtgagtgagtgagtaggttgagttttacgccgcactcagcaatattccagctatatagcagcggcctataaataatcgagtctggaccagacaatccagtgatcaataacatgaccatcgatctgcgcaaatgggaaccgatgacatgtgtcaactaagtcagcgagcctgaccaccccgtTCCGTTAGTCGCGtcctacgacaagcagagtcgctttttatggcaagcataggttgctgaaggcctattctaccccgggacctttacgggtactcgtcgataaatcactgtagattatttttcccataattttcttgcatctgtgcatggtcagagttttcagggtcaaatcacacactcctgactgaaaattgtaaacatgaAATTTTCATGCCATACTTTCAATCGCTTTGATCTGATTCAGTACATATTATGTATTGTTAGTTTTGTGTTGATCTTTCGTATTTCAGCTGAGTGGCCCGTGCCCGTTTTTTGctcatttaaaatatatgtccaGGTGAGAAACAATGACATTACATAATTTTAAAGTGTTCGTGTATATTGGACATAACACCTGACACCGCTTGCCTTTGAAGCTGAAAGCCTTCACCACAGATTCTGGCTGTGTTCTCTTCCGAAAGTTCTATATCAACGGACGCCAGTAATGCCTTTTTGTTAGCGCTATGAGTAAACATGGTGTGGAGTTTGGAGCTATATAAATTGACACATTATTGTGTAGCTGTCATTAAGTCCTATCAGAACCACAAAGGTACTATCATAATAATGATTTAGAACATAACGGTTCTATGTAAGTTGTATGCTAAGTTGCATAGATATGCGAGGTTCCTGTACCGTAAACAAAGGTACGTTCTTACTCACAGAGGACATCCAGTACATGTTCGTGACTCCAGTCAGACTCCAGCCCCTCCTCCACAGCCTGGCAGCTGTAGGTGTCTCCCTGGTTCTCTCCGCTGACCTGGGTTATTGTCAAGTTATCTCCACCTGTTGGAGACTCATCACCAGATTCTAGGAGGGTCCTGTCCCTCCTCCAGATGTAGGTCATGGTCAGTTGGGGGTGGTCCGGGGGCAGACTCCGGGACGAGGAGTTGGAGCATGTGAGGGTGACATTCTCACCTGATACAGGTGAGGCAGGTCCGGTGATGGTAGGTGTGGTTGGCCTCTCTGTGAAAAAAATTTAACAGCTTCGCCGAGACCTTAACACCAGTACTAATCAACATGGTTTTACgaaatgtgtgaaaaacattttaaaatatgaatCCACTGAGACATAATGAACTAAATGAACTGAATGAACTAAATGCTCTGACACTTTTATTAATGACGTATTCACCTTTATTGTCAATCAAATAAGCGCCAGCGACACGCTAATACTCCTAATCGGTTTGTTGATTAAATGTTCTACACAACATTTAATCAGTTGGCTGGACTAATCCCaaggtgcggcgtaaaaatgaCATTAGATATGCTCGTTGTTGTTACCTTGACTGGCGCTCGGGATTATAGCAACAAGACAGGTGGATTCGGATATACTGCGAGTGAGTAGTTGGTTGGACTGTTGTTAACACGTAAGAACAttccttatatatatatatatatgtggctgcgatctgtaaataatcaagtctggaccggacaatcccgtgaccagcatcatgagcatacatctacgcaattgggatacgataacatgtgtcaaccaagtcagcgagtctgactacccaatcccattagtcgtctcgTGCGACAAGCAAGGGGTaaagaagaccaattctaacccggatcttcacgggtatactGTGAGTAGGCTTGCCATGTGTAACTCGACAAaagcacatgcatgcacacgcacgtacacacacacgagTCTTTATATATGGTTAATTACGTTTTAGTTTAGACGCATTCTTTTACTTATCTACCGTTCTGTTAACTCCACTCAGTACTCACGTGCTACAACGAGGACATGTCTACATCCAGTAACTTTCTCTCCATTGCTTCCGTGACAGTAGTAAGTACCAGCGTCCTGTACAGTAACATTGTAGATGGTAAACCTCAGCTGTCCGGTCTGTGATGGTGAGTCCTCCCCGGTGTATCGTATCCTGGTAATGTAGCCATTGTTGAATACCCGTACACGGTGTGTCTTGGGCTGGACCAGTAACAGTCTCTTAGATACAGAACCATTCCCCGCTAAATAATACTGGAAGCTGACATTTTCTGGGTTCATGGCCATGGTAACATCTTCACCAGcacgtgtaacagtgtgtggGTATCCAATTGTCATGGACACTAGAGCTGTATACGAAAAGGTAATTAGAATCAGAACTCAACAACACTAGATACAGACGTTAGACATTGCGTAAGATTAAAGTGAAAAGCAACTTAATCAGAgattcaatatatatttcagttttcgaaaACAGATACATACCGAACCCACATAGTGCTACGGACACAATGGAACCCAGAAACATTGTCACTACTACGGTGAGCAGAAACTGACAGATACAGTCTCTGATATAATGCGTCACATAATGTAGTTTCACTAAGCAATATTTCCTGATAAACATTTCCCGGTGAACCTTACGTTGTGCGACGATATTTCACTGTGAATGATATACGTTTTTTTGTGAATATGTCCTCCATCAAcgcccacatggatacaatgtgtcaaaccCATCTCTGGTGATCACCCACTCACGCACAgattcatccactcactcacccaccgaTTCAACTACTCACcaaatcacccactcactcattcacctaccCATTCACCCACCCATATTTACCTacccaaacactcactcaccaacccaccTATTCACACACCCATTCACCCACTGATTCACCAATCAGTTTTACTGCTTGTACGGAAAAGTACTGTGTTTGACTCGGGGTATCGCTACAAGTGATACCtatttaaaatattgataatctGTCTACAAATCTGACATGACGCGATAACGCTAAATATAATTTCGCTGACAAATGAGTATTAAATGTTAAAATCTCAGTGcttacaaatacatattttcaccTCCTCCACAGCATGGCTGCTTAATTTGAATACACCTCTCTACCCACACACCACTGCAACCCAACCACTCACACCGAGATTCACCCTCTCGTGAACTGTCAAGAGTAATATTCCCTCTATCAAACATTTACTATTTGACCAGCCACGTCTTTCTCCTCTcacgtacacacatacaaaatataatGCAGTACGAATATGGCAGGTAGCGTTTTGATGTGAAGAATGAAACACCACTCCGAAATTTTGATAGCAAGTGTAAACCAGCGGGGGAGGGAAAATCCCAGGGATATAGAAACGAGTTCCGTACTTCCGTAAACTTTGTGCGAAGCAGGTCTCCTGAACTATTTGTGATAGcttggtacacatgtcaaacatgatCCCAAGATGTGTGTTTTCGAGGTTAGACCCAGATATGGTTTCATATGGTTTCCCCGTTTGGAAATGACTTAGCCTGTGATTAAGGGGATGTCAACTTGTTCAGAGCAGATCTCGTAGCTAGCTTCGTAGAACTTGGAACACATGCCAAGCATAATTGATCCCTTTCGGGGATTAGACCCGGACACGAATTTTTTTTAGGTTTCCATGTCCTTTGCAGATCACCCAAACGTTTGCTTTATCAAACGTGGTACACATGTTCGCTTTGTTCACCATCATCCCTAGATGTGTCTTTCGGGTGTTGCACCAGTGTGTgaaatttgtttgttattttttgtttggttggttggttgggttttttttctttgttaccTTGAGAAGACGTTTGACATTGAAATTGGAACAGAACcttaaaactgttcactattacttcaccaaacttggcatatGGATAGGCCTGGTGGTATAGTGACGCCTTCTTTTAGGTTTGgatatctgaataaaatattttgggcGTTTAGATGGCAACAACTTCGACCTCGACTGactttggtggtagtgttctttctAGGAGCACAACTGTAAAACCTTACAAGCCTCCCACTCTACCATATGCACAGCAAAACACTGGCATACAgttgcaggggatattgatgacttttgtCTTAATGGTTCGTTCCTATTGACAGCAGGGTGATTATTTAGAGAGATATTCAATCTACATACCTCAAGGAATATACAAATAGTCCTTATAAACCTCATTGCAAAATGCCTGCGATACTTGTGATCATATTCTGTCCTTCACTTGATGAAGGGAAGGAAGTAGCCCAGAAAAGTCgtgttgtaaataataaagacgttgtaaatccatacacgatgcagtggtttgtcagacagcttctccacagtgACCGACTCCTGGTAGACTTGGTGAAGGATTTCACTTGATGTACATCACTGTACTGTCGATCATCactgtacatcaccatcaacaaaacctTCCAAATTCAAACCTTGGCACACAGagaatagctgtggaattccttgttttcgttatgagtcttgacatgcatcatcaGAGGATCAtcacataaatacatatgtgcaaaagtacacaataagatTCTgccatgaagagcctccacattaatcaaaaccCGGCCttccgaattgattggcatacaCAAAGGATTAACAGACTTAGAAGCGTTAGAATGGAAAATTCTAAAACAGTGAATCACCATGTTTGAAAGGTATTTTTGACTAATAAGAATAAAGGAAACAGCTGTATGTGCTGCACTGCAACATGGCCATTACAGACAGTAACATTGGTGATTTATGGATTAAGCACGAACCAAAGTGAGTCAATGTGTTGCAATATGGAAAGAACTAGATGACATTGAAAACTCAGTATCTGAAAAAGTTAATACAGCGTCTACAAGTACAGTTAAGTTCTGTCTGAAGTGTTGCCAAAACCTTAGTGAAACGACACTTTGAAATGAAAAGTCAAGGGCTGTTTGAGTATAGGTAGGTTCGATTCTCCTCGTATGAAAACTTGTTGAAGTATGTTGCATTTTTGGCATTCATGCCATAAATGGTACATTATGTGACCAGTTTATATGCTTTGCTTATAATAGTCTCAGTGCTGTTGCGTATGTTAGGTTCTTCCTCGTTGCTTCCCTTCATCATACACTTTAACTCATGTCACTTGCTCGTCTCATGCACAGTCAAGCTCCCCACATCGCTCTTTGACACACATTCACCTCTAACAGCAATACACATGAGGATAAACCGGACAAATGGACAAAATACATGTGGCACGAGGGTGAAAATAGTGCATTCTTTACAAACATTAGGTTACACTTTCACACTGGTAACTCTTTTTCCGAAAGCAGCTGattacacaaaaacatacatgatGGTACATTTGCTTTAACAAATGAGAACACAACCGCTGTGGTGGGATTAGGAATTCAAAATATAAAGCATGAGAAATATGCAGCACTCTGAGCTCAAAGAGATCACAATGAAGAAAGACAGTTACGAACACTCTTCAAATATACTTTCGAAtcaaaaacaaattaacaaGCTCTAATCCTTAATTATTTTGGGAACCATTTTCAACTAATATCATAATTGTTACGGTTGATAAATTGGTATAAGAAGGTATAAGAAATATCCTtcgaaatatcaaaatattacacagacaagtctaaaatactgCGAGTGAGTAGTTGGTTGCATGGCTGTTAACACTCATAAAcattccatatatatggcggcgatctgtaaataatcgagtctggaccagacagtccggtGATCAGCACCATGAGCATACatatacgcaattgggatacgatgacatgtgtcaaccaagtcagagagcctgagtacccgatccccttagtcgtcttttacgacaagcaatgggtaatgaagaccaattcccgCCCTGATCTTCACATGTATACTTCCATCTTTAACTCCTAAAaagcacacgcatgcacacgcaTGTACACACGCACGTATACAACACACACGTATGGTTAATTacgttttacattcatttactTATATACCGTTCTGTTAACTCCACTCACGTGCTACAACGAGGACATGTCTACATCCAGTAACTTCCTGTCCATTGGTTCCTTGACAGTAGTAAGTACCAGCGTCCTGTACAGTAACATTGTAGATGGTAAACCTCAGTTGTCCGGTCTATGATGGTGAGTCCTCCTCGGTGTATCTGATCCTGGTGCTGTAGCCAACTACTGTTGAGTACCTCTAGACGGTGTGACTTGGACTGGACCAGTAACAGTCTCTTAGATACCGAACCATTCACCCATACAAAATATAAGAAGCTGACATTGTCTGGGTTCATGGCCATGGTAACATCTTCACCAACACGTGTAACAGTGTATGGGTATCCAGTTGTCATGGAGACTAGAGCTGcactcaaaacaaatattactcaTGAAAACAAGGCTGACATAAATATTCAAGCACATTATTTAAACCCTCTCAATATATTACAAGCTGACAGATACATGGCACGTATACAGGCAAGCAAACGATATGTAAACCAGAAATTAAGGCGTCAAACTATCTAGTTTCtctgaataatattttattaGAGAAATCTGGTCACTTATAAAAAGTCATGTAAAGCTCATGTAATTCAAATAATGTTCTTTTCAGCTGACAGGTACATGTCGCACGCACGTAAGCCCAAAAACAGAATGTAAGTCAAAAACCTAGCTACTGGCGTGGTAAATTCATACTGACACATCACGCACTTTAACAATTGTTTACAAGAGATGAAATATTTAGTTTCGATGGATAATATTTCCCTAGAAAAAACGGTAACTTCCCGTTGAATTTTAACACATGCCTACGAGGTCTTAACCTTTAATAGTCAGTAATTAGGTGTTTACATTCATATGGACAGACAAGTAACGTTGATGACAGATTATTCACAAAACTGCTTTTGGTAggtaatattgcagctatatcgcacagttctgtatataatcgagcctggatcagacaatctagtgatcaatagtatgaaCATCAACCTGCTCAGTCGGAATACCATGGTATTtctcaaccaggtcagcgagtcacCAGATTTCGTTAGTCAGACAGATTGTTTTATTCATTATGCCGGCATATTTGCCCATAATACAGTTTACAGTTTGACGATATTGTGAGGGAATAAAGC
The window above is part of the Haliotis asinina isolate JCU_RB_2024 chromosome 1, JCU_Hal_asi_v2, whole genome shotgun sequence genome. Proteins encoded here:
- the LOC137262036 gene encoding cell adhesion molecule 4-like; translation: MAMNPENVSFQYYLAGNGSVSKRLLLVQPKTHRVRVFNNGYITRIRYTGEDSPSQTGQLRFTIYNVTVQDAGTYYCHGSNGEKVTGCRHVLVVAQRPTTPTITGPASPVSGENVTLTCSNSSSRSLPPDHPQLTMTYIWRRDRTLLESGDESPTGGDNLTITQVSGENQGDTYSCQAVEEGLESDWSHEHVLDVLYGPDQIQFHGTRDDLEVEEGKPVTVRCSADCNPACTVTWWDTSRQMVITGHRKAVLSIPAIDVSVSGQYTCHVNNSHGSASRNLTLEVFTRELNESGVVSIVPVTAVCSILIVIITVVVMVVVCRKQRRGGKTDIYQHVVTYTRDADTGGGYEEIVERGCARHRVVSYHREDENDGSYQEIEEGDANVDDIVPIVAVYSIMLTAVAVVVAAVTVLVCRDVKENQDNRFGEYLTVMAERLSHDFSDVPRASNNDVLPLYDYERLMRDQFHIYTSLHPSSSSKEDHSTR